The sequence ACATCGCCCCAACGCAAAAAAGCCGACCCGTGGGGGCCGGCTTCATGCAGGCGGCAACGCAACCGGCCGGAATTCCGGCCGATGCCGGTCAGGCCTCGGCCTTGACCTTGAGAACCTGGCGACCCTTGTACATGCCGGTCTTCAGGTCGAGGTGGTGCGGACGGCGAAGCTCGCCGGAATCCTTGTCCTCGATGTAGGTCGGCTTGGCGAGGGCGTCGGCGGAACGGCGCATGCCGCGACGCGACGGGCTGGTTTTCTTCTTCGGAACGGCCATCGTCTTCTCCTGTACCGGCTTCTCACGCCCCAAGCGGGGGCCGGCGCCGGACTCGTGCGTAATTCGAGTGGCGGCTTATACAGACTCATGCGCGCGAGCGAAAGGGGCTGACGCAATTCTGTCGCGCAACGCTGCGCCGCCGGAAAACGGGGCGCTCACAGGCAGGCGGTCAGCTCCGCCCCCTCGCGCGGCAGCCGCGCCTGAAGGTTGCTTGCCAGCCGGTTCAGCCCCCGGCCCGGCTTGGCCGGATTGCGCCGGTAGGGATTGGGCAGCGTCACCGCGAGCAGCGCCGCCTGACGGGGGGAAAGCGCGCCGGCGCCCACGCCGAAGGCCCGTCGCGCCCCCGCCTCGGCGCCGAACTCGCCATCCGGCCCCCATTCAGCGATGTTGAGATAGAGTTCGAGCTGGCGCGACTTGGACATCACCAGATTGATGTAGAGCGCCAGCGGCATCTCCAGCCCCTTGCGGATGTAGCTGCGCCCGTTCCACAGGAACAGGTTCTTGGCGAGCTGCATGGTGATGGTGGAGGCGCCGCGCGCGGGCTCGCCATCCTCGGCGCTGTCCATCACGTTCTGCAACTCCACCAGATCGACGCCGATATGCTGGCAGAAGCGCGCATCCTCGGAGGCGAGCACCGAGCGCACCAGCGCCGGCGCGATGGCGTCGAGCGGCACGAAGTCGCGCTCCACCGTCTGGCCGGTCGCCCAGCGCGCCAGCATCAGCGTCGAAGGAGCGGGCACGACAATGTAGAGCAGCGTCAGGACCAGCGGGGCCAGCACCAGGACCAGCGCGGCCTTCCACGCCCATCGCCACACAAGGCCCATTGCGTCCCGCACCCCCGACACCCGACCCCGCCACTCTAGCCGGCCGGCCGGGCGCGGTCGACCGCGCCCGCCCATGGGGGCGGCGGCTTGACCGCACCTGCCGCCTCGGGCACGGAAGCGGCGATCCGCCAACAGGTTTCCCCATGTCCGCCGAACCCCGCGCCGCCGCCCCGCTCTCCGACGCGCTCGCCCGCACGGCACGCGAGGTCGCCGCCTATATCGACGCCGCCATCGCGGCCAGCGGCGCCCCCGGCGAGCGGCTCGCCGGCGCCATGCGCCACGCCACGCTGGCGGGGGGCAAGCGGCTGCGCCCCTTTCTCGTGGTCGAGAGCGCGGCGCTGTTCGGCGTTTCGCGGCAGGCCGCC comes from Ancylobacter sp. TS-1 and encodes:
- the rpmF gene encoding 50S ribosomal protein L32, translated to MAVPKKKTSPSRRGMRRSADALAKPTYIEDKDSGELRRPHHLDLKTGMYKGRQVLKVKAEA
- a CDS encoding biosynthetic peptidoglycan transglycosylase; translation: MGLVWRWAWKAALVLVLAPLVLTLLYIVVPAPSTLMLARWATGQTVERDFVPLDAIAPALVRSVLASEDARFCQHIGVDLVELQNVMDSAEDGEPARGASTITMQLAKNLFLWNGRSYIRKGLEMPLALYINLVMSKSRQLELYLNIAEWGPDGEFGAEAGARRAFGVGAGALSPRQAALLAVTLPNPYRRNPAKPGRGLNRLASNLQARLPREGAELTACL